One genomic segment of Gimesia chilikensis includes these proteins:
- the rdgB gene encoding RdgB/HAM1 family non-canonical purine NTP pyrophosphatase, which yields MSHYPRIVLASRNQKKAGEIAELLKPHGIEVQSVADFPQAQEVVEDGQSFAENAAKKAYETAQAISEWTIGEDSGLMIDALDGAPGIYSARYSGENATDEKNNAKMLEELKDVPLPERTAAYICNVALSNPQGEICLQVEALCRGRMTDQARGENGFGYDPYFEIIELHKTFGELAPIVKQHLSHRARAFERFIPQLVDLFHKMDD from the coding sequence ATGTCTCACTACCCACGCATCGTGCTCGCCAGTCGTAACCAGAAAAAAGCAGGCGAAATCGCCGAGCTGCTTAAACCACACGGCATCGAAGTTCAGAGTGTCGCCGACTTCCCCCAGGCACAGGAGGTCGTTGAAGACGGTCAGTCCTTCGCAGAGAATGCTGCCAAGAAAGCTTACGAGACGGCACAGGCAATCTCCGAGTGGACCATCGGCGAAGACAGCGGGCTGATGATCGACGCGTTAGACGGAGCGCCCGGAATCTATTCGGCCCGCTACAGTGGTGAGAATGCGACCGACGAAAAAAACAACGCCAAAATGCTGGAGGAACTCAAAGACGTTCCCCTGCCCGAACGGACCGCCGCCTACATCTGTAACGTAGCCCTCTCTAATCCCCAGGGGGAGATCTGCCTGCAGGTCGAAGCCCTTTGTCGGGGACGAATGACGGACCAGGCACGCGGCGAGAACGGCTTCGGCTACGATCCTTATTTCGAGATCATCGAGCTGCACAAAACGTTCGGCGAACTGGCCCCCATCGTCAAGCAGCACCTCAGCCACCGCGCACGAGCCTTTGAACGCTTCATCCCGCAGCTGGTCGACCTCTTCCATAAAATGGATGATTAA
- a CDS encoding CvpA family protein: MIDILLLAILGIVTWCVASEGAWGAGFIFVSVLLSGLLAMNFFEPLATFMSGNVIGSGAWQQRWDSIALIGLFVGFVFLFREVTVRIAPAYMQVHPLVHEIGRWGFAALTGYITMAFLLTALHTTALPRDFIGFTPERDNLFGVVAPDRQWLGFTQYVSEKSMRNGALGHIFDGPEYSLPNHQNRVWPSFPIRYASRRASGTGAVAPPPVSKDKADRSF; this comes from the coding sequence ATGATTGATATTCTCTTGCTGGCGATTCTGGGAATCGTAACCTGGTGTGTTGCCAGCGAAGGCGCCTGGGGAGCGGGGTTCATTTTTGTCTCCGTGCTGTTGTCCGGGCTGCTGGCAATGAATTTCTTTGAACCGCTGGCCACATTCATGTCCGGCAATGTGATTGGCTCTGGAGCCTGGCAGCAGAGGTGGGACAGTATTGCACTGATCGGGTTGTTTGTCGGATTCGTCTTCCTGTTCCGCGAGGTGACCGTACGGATTGCGCCCGCTTATATGCAGGTTCATCCCCTGGTGCACGAGATTGGTCGCTGGGGTTTCGCAGCACTCACCGGTTACATCACGATGGCATTCCTGTTGACTGCCCTGCATACTACGGCATTGCCGCGAGACTTTATCGGTTTTACTCCGGAACGGGACAACCTGTTTGGAGTGGTCGCCCCCGACCGCCAGTGGCTGGGTTTCACCCAGTACGTGTCTGAGAAGTCGATGCGGAACGGTGCCCTGGGGCATATCTTTGATGGCCCTGAGTACTCGCTGCCGAATCATCAGAATCGGGTCTGGCCTTCATTTCCGATTCGCTACGCTTCACGCCGGGCCAGTGGGACGGGGGCTGTTGCGCCGCCGCCGGTTTCCAAAGATAAAGCAGATCGCTCGTTCTAG
- a CDS encoding class II fumarate hydratase, producing the protein MSGFRTERDSMGEVQVPAEAYYGAQTQRAVENFQISGNTLPPSLIHAMGKVKLAAAHANRDLGKLSGTGKNPLNDEQIKALVSAATEVSEGKYDDQFPIDVYQTGSGTSSNMNVNEVISNRAIEILGEDRFAADKSVHPNDHVNMGQSTNDTFPTAIHVAVATSIHEQLIPGLEKMAASLKEKAKAWDQIIKIGRTHLADATPLRLGQEFGGFARQLELSIGRAKRAAEAVYELPVGGTAVGSGINTHPEFGKRVSEELAKLTGIAFVEAVDHFEGNAQRDGLVECHAELKTIATTLFNVSNNIRWLGSGPRCGFYEVKIPDLQPGSSIMPGKVNPVMCESMMQATTRVIGNDQTITMSGAAGGQFQLNIMMPVMGFTALESVHLLANSCNEFVKLCLENMEANEEACNAAVENSLSMVTSLNPHIGYEKASALAKEAFKSGKTIRELCTEQEILPAETLKEALDPMSMTEPQA; encoded by the coding sequence ATGTCGGGGTTTCGAACCGAACGTGATTCAATGGGCGAAGTGCAGGTTCCCGCAGAAGCGTATTATGGCGCGCAGACGCAGCGGGCCGTTGAGAATTTTCAGATCTCCGGGAACACATTGCCCCCCAGCCTGATCCACGCCATGGGCAAGGTCAAGCTGGCCGCCGCACATGCGAATCGCGATCTGGGAAAACTCTCAGGCACGGGCAAGAATCCCCTCAACGACGAACAGATCAAGGCCCTGGTCTCGGCAGCCACCGAAGTCTCCGAAGGCAAATACGACGATCAGTTCCCGATCGACGTCTACCAGACCGGTTCGGGAACCTCGAGCAACATGAACGTCAACGAAGTGATCAGCAACCGGGCGATTGAAATTCTGGGGGAAGACCGCTTCGCTGCTGATAAATCCGTGCATCCCAACGATCACGTGAATATGGGTCAGAGCACCAACGACACCTTCCCGACCGCCATTCACGTCGCTGTCGCGACCAGCATTCACGAACAGCTGATCCCCGGTCTGGAAAAGATGGCTGCCAGCCTGAAAGAAAAAGCGAAAGCCTGGGACCAGATCATCAAGATCGGACGGACTCACCTCGCAGACGCCACACCTCTGCGACTCGGCCAGGAATTTGGCGGCTTCGCCCGTCAGCTGGAACTGAGTATCGGTCGCGCCAAACGAGCCGCGGAAGCAGTCTATGAACTGCCCGTCGGTGGAACGGCGGTTGGTTCCGGAATCAACACGCACCCCGAATTCGGCAAACGGGTCAGCGAAGAACTGGCGAAGCTGACGGGGATCGCTTTCGTCGAAGCGGTCGACCACTTCGAAGGCAACGCCCAGCGCGACGGTCTGGTTGAATGTCACGCCGAACTGAAAACCATCGCCACCACACTGTTCAACGTTTCCAATAACATTCGCTGGCTCGGCTCGGGTCCGCGCTGCGGATTCTATGAAGTCAAGATCCCCGACCTGCAGCCGGGTAGCTCCATCATGCCGGGCAAGGTTAACCCGGTCATGTGCGAAAGCATGATGCAGGCCACCACCCGCGTGATCGGCAACGACCAGACCATCACCATGTCGGGAGCCGCCGGCGGTCAGTTCCAGTTGAATATCATGATGCCCGTCATGGGCTTCACGGCTCTGGAAAGCGTGCACCTGCTGGCGAACTCCTGCAACGAATTCGTGAAGCTCTGTCTGGAAAACATGGAAGCCAACGAAGAGGCCTGCAACGCGGCTGTGGAAAACAGCCTGTCGATGGTAACCAGCCTGAATCCACATATCGGCTACGAGAAAGCATCTGCGCTCGCCAAGGAAGCCTTCAAGTCAGGCAAGACGATTCGCGAGCTCTGCACCGAGCAGGAAATCCTGCCTGCAGAGACTCTGAAAGAAGCCCTCGACCCGATGAGCATGACCGAGCCTCAGGCTTAA
- a CDS encoding metallophosphoesterase family protein, which translates to MRVLVISDIHSNWAALSSLQEEFDYCLCIGDLVDYGTDPVPCIEWVKQHATACVRGNHDHAVAQRVEAKGSTGFRKLACFTRPLHWDLLDRVRMKYLARLPISQQITIEGVTFYLVHGTPRDPLDEYLGENEAGWRSRLQGINANFVCVGHTHLPFHLDLGDKQVINPGSVGQPRDGDPRCSYAIIEDGQVTLKRQEYDIEAAIRQMEAAGLSGESLELGASVLRNGRMTAEASQKE; encoded by the coding sequence ATGCGTGTACTCGTGATTTCGGACATTCATTCCAACTGGGCGGCTTTGTCTTCGCTTCAAGAAGAATTCGATTATTGTCTCTGTATCGGCGATCTTGTGGACTATGGCACAGACCCGGTGCCGTGCATCGAATGGGTGAAGCAGCATGCGACCGCCTGTGTGCGGGGGAACCACGATCACGCCGTCGCCCAACGAGTGGAAGCCAAGGGTTCGACCGGTTTCCGAAAGCTGGCCTGTTTCACGCGTCCGTTGCACTGGGACCTGCTGGATCGGGTACGCATGAAATACCTGGCGCGGCTGCCGATCTCACAGCAGATCACAATTGAGGGAGTGACCTTCTACCTGGTACACGGAACTCCCCGCGATCCCCTGGATGAATATCTGGGTGAAAACGAAGCGGGCTGGAGGTCTCGTCTGCAGGGAATCAATGCGAATTTTGTCTGCGTGGGGCATACCCATCTTCCGTTCCATCTCGATCTGGGAGACAAGCAGGTGATCAACCCGGGCAGCGTGGGACAGCCTCGCGACGGGGACCCCCGTTGTTCCTATGCGATCATTGAGGACGGGCAGGTAACTCTCAAGCGGCAGGAATATGATATCGAGGCCGCGATTCGTCAGATGGAAGCAGCCGGCCTCTCCGGAGAATCACTGGAGCTGGGCGCCAGCGTTCTCCGGAATGGACGAATGACTGCAGAAGCGAGTCAGAAAGAGTGA
- a CDS encoding PVC-type heme-binding CxxCH protein translates to MLRRGRPPLRVWRTRSTTKFLKYRKRFPASYRSKNGTTPHEANQTEKEDGMRLCLVIAALILCNLHSTVRADKPFELKKNERIVAVGNALAERMNLFGQFETLMQTRYPEKEVIFRNFGWPADEVGIQQRPSNYTTIDDPLEVFGPETFFCFFGFNESFAGDSKESLDAFKQNYRNYIAEQTKRFTKDGKQPRFVLISPIAFESTGDPLQPSGEEENKNLAAYTAAIKELAEEDGHRFVDLFTETKAKFGAKPGNQYTVNGAHANEQGYRVIGQLLDGSLFVSEHPLGMGTSKFNEILKWVNDKSWFHAQDYRMLNGWYVYGGRRTWDMETFPGEYQKIRKMVAVRDRYIWEKAAGGEVPDQPDDSKTGEVFIPETMFGSRDERFREMREPKELKYPTPEESIEMMTVPEGFKVELFASEREYPELANPNQIAFDNKGRLWVSCMANYPQWMPGAGRPSDRLLIFEDTNGDGKADNCITFYDKLICPTGFEFWNGGVLVVDEPRILFLKDTDGDDKADVVQQIVDGIATDDTHHTVGAWEYSNGGLLHMLEGVSLSTTLETPYGAFRNKDTAGCYTLDPRSLKFRHFRTPGYGNPWCLVFDQWGNGMVGDGTNAKQHWTSPLSGLEVNTRRTLEPNFDNQGMRPAVGNEFLISRHLPEDVQGQFIYACVINMHGMPRFNLRDQKDGSGFEGERVEDLLSSTDMIFRPVDPKIGPDGAVWFGDWCNALIGHMQYSQRDPNRDHKHGRVYRLVNTKKPLLKPVTQADKSIEELLEQLNAYELRTRYRARRELWDRDRDQVLAAVNKWVEGVDDPKQLCEAMWLQESFRAVDTRLVDRILASDVYQARAAAIHTLVNEKDRQPQLKEYLAKAVNDPNPRVRLEAVRGLSFFGTVEATQLALQAANHEMDYWVDYTLEHTLHALKPAWEVAESKPDFLEGSSTAAKKYLDRYKKMTGPGGAAVKPLEIAGSEEASESKRKAAIRELAKMSGGNYERGEGVFKQVCSACHMVGDLGKKFGPDLSDIGQRVSKIEMMTSILMPNDKISKGFETVAIVTIEGEVHTGFILAEDEKMISLGLAKGKKIDILKDDIELRKPMKSSSMPEGLIKTIAPIEFLDLVAYLSRQRQIAAVEDQEGWISAKQKTVKLRKKNGFKEISRDAALKFGGKFGNKTWNKDAYLFLTDVPAERFDFAFHSNLDSESPYVTIRLKDDSEIRSIWLKNRKGLQERAAGLTVWISSDGTNFEKVWTAEKVQPEWTIDLPEGTRAKFVRVGLEGEGTLHLHQGAIFGR, encoded by the coding sequence ATGTTGAGACGCGGGCGACCACCGCTCCGCGTCTGGCGTACTCGCTCTACTACAAAGTTTCTGAAATATCGGAAACGATTTCCCGCCTCGTATCGTAGTAAAAACGGTACCACTCCCCACGAAGCTAATCAAACTGAAAAGGAAGATGGAATGCGACTTTGTCTGGTAATTGCCGCCCTGATTCTGTGCAATCTGCATTCGACAGTAAGGGCCGACAAACCTTTTGAACTCAAGAAAAACGAACGCATCGTGGCGGTCGGAAACGCGCTGGCAGAACGGATGAATCTGTTCGGACAGTTCGAGACCCTGATGCAGACCCGGTACCCCGAGAAGGAAGTCATCTTCCGGAACTTCGGCTGGCCTGCAGATGAAGTGGGAATTCAGCAGCGTCCGAGTAACTACACCACGATCGATGATCCGCTGGAAGTCTTCGGACCGGAAACGTTTTTCTGTTTCTTCGGTTTCAATGAATCGTTCGCCGGGGATTCGAAAGAGAGCCTGGACGCCTTCAAGCAGAACTACCGGAACTACATCGCCGAACAGACAAAGCGTTTCACAAAAGATGGCAAACAACCGCGGTTTGTGCTGATCAGCCCGATTGCCTTTGAATCGACGGGCGATCCGCTGCAGCCTTCCGGTGAAGAAGAGAACAAGAACCTGGCCGCTTATACGGCTGCCATCAAAGAGCTGGCGGAAGAAGACGGTCACCGTTTCGTCGACCTGTTTACGGAAACGAAAGCCAAATTTGGTGCCAAGCCGGGTAACCAGTATACGGTCAACGGAGCGCATGCGAATGAGCAGGGTTACCGCGTTATTGGTCAGCTGCTGGACGGCAGCCTGTTCGTCTCTGAGCATCCGCTGGGGATGGGAACGTCGAAGTTCAATGAGATCCTCAAATGGGTGAATGACAAATCGTGGTTCCATGCACAGGACTACCGGATGCTGAATGGCTGGTATGTCTATGGGGGCCGCCGCACCTGGGACATGGAAACCTTCCCGGGCGAATATCAGAAGATTCGTAAGATGGTCGCCGTGCGTGACCGCTATATCTGGGAGAAGGCTGCGGGGGGTGAAGTTCCCGATCAGCCCGACGATTCGAAGACGGGTGAGGTATTCATTCCCGAAACGATGTTCGGCAGCCGCGATGAACGCTTCCGCGAAATGCGCGAGCCGAAAGAGCTGAAGTATCCGACGCCGGAAGAGTCGATCGAGATGATGACCGTTCCCGAAGGGTTCAAGGTCGAGCTGTTCGCATCCGAGCGGGAATATCCCGAACTGGCGAATCCGAACCAGATTGCCTTCGATAACAAGGGCCGTCTGTGGGTTTCGTGTATGGCGAACTATCCGCAGTGGATGCCCGGTGCAGGGAGACCCAGCGACCGTCTGCTGATTTTTGAAGATACCAACGGCGACGGTAAAGCCGATAACTGTATTACGTTCTACGACAAACTGATTTGCCCGACCGGATTTGAATTCTGGAACGGCGGCGTACTGGTGGTTGATGAGCCGCGGATCCTGTTCCTGAAAGACACCGATGGTGACGACAAGGCCGACGTGGTCCAGCAGATTGTCGACGGGATTGCGACCGATGACACGCACCATACAGTGGGTGCCTGGGAATATTCGAACGGCGGTCTGTTGCACATGCTGGAAGGGGTTTCGCTGTCGACGACACTGGAAACACCTTATGGTGCCTTCCGCAACAAGGACACCGCGGGCTGTTATACGCTGGATCCTCGATCGCTGAAATTCCGTCACTTCCGCACTCCAGGCTACGGAAATCCGTGGTGCCTGGTGTTCGATCAGTGGGGTAACGGGATGGTGGGTGACGGAACCAATGCCAAGCAGCACTGGACGAGTCCGCTCTCCGGTCTGGAAGTCAACACGCGGCGTACGCTGGAGCCTAACTTCGATAACCAGGGAATGCGTCCCGCAGTGGGTAACGAATTCCTGATTTCGCGCCATCTGCCGGAAGACGTGCAGGGCCAGTTTATCTATGCCTGCGTGATCAACATGCACGGCATGCCGCGATTCAATCTTCGCGATCAGAAAGATGGTTCGGGTTTCGAAGGGGAACGCGTGGAAGACCTGCTGTCTTCGACCGACATGATTTTCCGTCCCGTCGATCCGAAGATTGGTCCTGATGGCGCGGTCTGGTTTGGAGACTGGTGTAATGCGTTGATTGGTCACATGCAGTACTCACAGCGTGACCCGAACCGCGATCACAAACATGGCCGCGTTTATCGTCTGGTCAATACGAAGAAACCACTGCTCAAGCCGGTGACACAAGCCGACAAGTCGATTGAAGAACTGCTGGAGCAGTTGAACGCCTACGAACTGCGGACCCGTTATCGTGCCCGTCGCGAATTGTGGGACCGTGATCGGGATCAGGTCCTGGCGGCTGTGAATAAGTGGGTTGAAGGTGTGGATGATCCGAAGCAGCTCTGCGAAGCGATGTGGCTGCAGGAGAGCTTCCGGGCCGTGGATACCAGGCTGGTCGATCGGATTCTGGCGAGCGATGTCTACCAGGCACGTGCTGCCGCGATTCATACGCTGGTCAATGAAAAGGATCGTCAGCCGCAGCTGAAAGAATACCTGGCGAAAGCCGTTAACGACCCGAACCCGCGGGTACGACTGGAAGCCGTCCGTGGTCTGAGCTTCTTCGGAACCGTGGAAGCGACTCAACTGGCACTGCAGGCTGCCAACCATGAGATGGACTACTGGGTCGATTACACGCTGGAGCACACGCTGCATGCGTTGAAGCCGGCCTGGGAAGTGGCGGAATCGAAGCCCGATTTCCTGGAAGGTTCATCCACGGCCGCGAAGAAATACCTCGACCGTTATAAAAAGATGACCGGACCGGGTGGGGCGGCTGTGAAACCGCTGGAGATTGCCGGTTCCGAGGAAGCTTCGGAAAGCAAACGTAAAGCTGCGATTCGTGAGCTAGCCAAGATGAGTGGCGGTAATTACGAGCGGGGCGAAGGCGTGTTCAAGCAGGTCTGCTCTGCCTGTCACATGGTGGGCGACCTTGGCAAGAAGTTCGGTCCGGACCTGAGCGACATTGGTCAGCGGGTGAGCAAGATCGAGATGATGACTTCGATCCTGATGCCCAATGATAAAATCTCCAAAGGTTTCGAGACAGTCGCGATTGTGACGATCGAAGGTGAAGTGCATACCGGCTTCATCCTGGCCGAAGACGAGAAAATGATTTCGCTCGGTCTGGCGAAGGGAAAGAAGATCGACATTCTCAAAGACGACATCGAACTGCGTAAGCCGATGAAGTCGAGTTCGATGCCCGAAGGATTGATCAAGACGATTGCCCCGATCGAGTTTCTGGACCTGGTGGCCTATCTTTCCCGGCAAAGGCAGATCGCCGCAGTAGAGGATCAGGAAGGCTGGATCAGTGCGAAGCAGAAAACGGTCAAGCTGCGGAAGAAGAACGGCTTCAAAGAGATCTCCCGCGATGCTGCCCTCAAGTTTGGCGGTAAGTTCGGGAACAAGACCTGGAACAAGGACGCGTATCTGTTTCTGACCGACGTTCCTGCGGAGCGGTTTGATTTCGCGTTCCATTCCAATCTGGATTCCGAGTCGCCTTATGTCACGATTCGGCTCAAGGACGATTCTGAAATCCGTTCGATCTGGTTGAAGAACCGGAAGGGGCTGCAGGAGCGGGCCGCAGGTCTGACGGTGTGGATCTCTTCTGACGGGACGAATTTCGAGAAGGTCTGGACGGCTGAAAAAGTGCAGCCCGAGTGGACCATCGATCTGCCCGAAGGGACGCGTGCGAAATTCGTCCGCGTGGGTCTGGAAGGGGAAGGGACACTCCACCTGCACCAGGGCGCGATTTTCGGTCGATAA
- a CDS encoding GspE/PulE family protein, protein MKSFWAYLLILLSVLFVSAELQAQPVVEGDNGNDSAARTPANTGQVGKYPPVPIRFFRGNGPSTSSQGFYFNFWKMLFVCLLFLLWAKTSYWVDDDSRALKCNTEFWSSLILVAGALGFLLVFCMPNFIVGFLVLAAAYAAPLGFYINERNAKVPASSKVMTPDHIRKLTLRYLARMGIRVGGKKTQEAAMGPDIRFIGKSATGRGDDPSSSRRVENSRGFLAAKELIHDAIMRRATDVHLEPKEDEYGVRLRIDGVMYPTEGFDRSIGEAVLNIFKVLGAMDITEKRRPQDGSFRAIMPDREIDFRLASQGTRYGEKMSLRILDQTNSIASLSELGLRKQIVDKMSALVKQPHGLFLCCGPTGAGKSTTLYAALHEIDPYQRNIITIEDPVEYRIENVSQIEINQKAGQTFAESLRSILRQDPDVVMIGEIRDAETARIACQAANTGHMVFSTVHANDTFTALYRLIDLEVEPFMLASSLSALLAQRLARRLCPDCKEAYQPNPEFLKKANLPPDKVKSFYRQPKNPEIVCPTCGGLGYYGRISVVELLEFNERMRDMIRDDAGMSQLKAQARKNGMLYMKEEGLRLVVKGITSIDELLRVVK, encoded by the coding sequence GTGAAATCTTTCTGGGCATATTTATTGATTCTGTTGAGCGTGTTATTCGTCTCGGCAGAGTTGCAGGCTCAACCCGTTGTCGAGGGCGATAACGGGAACGATTCTGCAGCGCGGACACCTGCGAATACAGGGCAGGTAGGAAAGTATCCCCCGGTGCCGATCCGGTTCTTCAGGGGCAACGGGCCTTCGACCTCCTCTCAGGGTTTCTATTTTAACTTCTGGAAGATGCTGTTCGTCTGCCTGCTGTTTCTGCTGTGGGCGAAAACATCTTACTGGGTGGACGATGACAGCAGGGCGTTGAAGTGCAACACGGAATTCTGGAGTTCGCTGATTCTGGTAGCCGGTGCGCTCGGATTTCTGCTGGTGTTCTGCATGCCGAATTTCATTGTCGGTTTTCTGGTGCTGGCAGCCGCCTATGCGGCGCCGCTGGGGTTCTATATCAATGAGCGGAACGCCAAAGTACCGGCTTCCAGCAAGGTGATGACACCCGATCATATCCGCAAGCTGACTTTGCGTTACCTGGCACGGATGGGAATCCGCGTGGGGGGCAAGAAGACCCAGGAAGCCGCGATGGGCCCCGATATCCGTTTCATCGGGAAATCTGCGACAGGGCGGGGTGACGATCCCAGCAGTTCGCGTCGGGTCGAAAACTCGCGTGGGTTCCTGGCTGCGAAAGAGCTGATTCACGATGCGATCATGCGTCGAGCCACCGACGTGCACCTGGAGCCGAAAGAGGATGAATACGGCGTCCGCCTGCGTATCGACGGGGTGATGTATCCCACCGAAGGCTTTGACCGTTCGATCGGCGAAGCGGTACTGAATATTTTCAAAGTGCTTGGTGCCATGGACATCACGGAGAAACGTCGTCCCCAGGATGGTAGTTTCCGTGCGATCATGCCGGACCGGGAGATCGATTTTCGTCTTGCCAGCCAGGGGACCCGTTATGGCGAAAAGATGAGTCTGCGTATTCTGGACCAGACGAACTCGATCGCTTCACTTTCGGAACTGGGGCTGCGGAAACAGATCGTCGACAAGATGAGTGCGCTTGTCAAACAGCCACACGGCCTGTTCCTCTGCTGCGGTCCTACCGGTGCCGGTAAGTCGACGACCCTGTATGCTGCTTTACATGAAATTGACCCTTACCAGCGAAATATCATTACGATTGAAGACCCGGTGGAATACCGGATTGAGAATGTTTCGCAGATTGAAATCAACCAGAAAGCCGGCCAGACTTTCGCCGAGTCGCTGCGGAGTATTCTGCGTCAGGACCCGGACGTGGTCATGATCGGCGAAATTCGAGATGCCGAAACCGCGCGGATTGCCTGTCAGGCCGCGAATACCGGTCACATGGTGTTCTCCACGGTTCACGCCAATGATACCTTTACCGCTTTGTACCGTCTGATCGACCTGGAAGTCGAGCCGTTCATGCTGGCCAGTTCGCTGTCGGCACTGCTGGCTCAGCGTCTGGCGCGACGTCTGTGTCCGGACTGTAAAGAGGCGTATCAGCCCAATCCGGAGTTCCTGAAAAAGGCGAACCTGCCGCCGGACAAGGTGAAAAGTTTTTATCGTCAGCCGAAGAATCCGGAGATTGTCTGTCCGACCTGCGGTGGTCTGGGCTACTACGGACGTATCAGCGTGGTGGAGCTGCTGGAATTCAACGAGCGGATGCGGGATATGATTCGCGACGATGCCGGCATGTCCCAGTTGAAAGCACAGGCCCGTAAGAACGGGATGCTGTATATGAAAGAAGAAGGCCTGCGGCTGGTGGTCAAAGGCATTACCTCGATTGATGAATTACTGCGTGTCGTGAAGTGA